A single window of Archangium gephyra DNA harbors:
- a CDS encoding Ig-like domain-containing protein yields the protein MAPAVPSRRTPPRPGAPPTAASTSSSRRGLHDAPGLPRAPPAPAHLRPSPLRGRAPPSCGDGVVSPGEACDDGNSASGDGCGTDCGIEAGYSCHGQPSLCNAGCGDGVLGEGEQCDDGNSTAGEGCGVHCAIEQGYGCTGVPSVCTVECGDGIHATPESCDDGNTSDGDGCSAACAVEAGFSCQAAPVSAFFTRRGLTDCTPVSSFSFPDLPATAAQASLSTPGRYRIQYVSGAISFSPGGNWRPGIIGVSFTSATGPSGFSMGINPPASGQPLRAQAMSLGFGLKRDFDVASEQVRLASVDTGCSNNGNTTVTYRVDALSICQREPIILQAPGGGGPQTFAGGAAPGTTVEVYLNGGATPVCTAVASSSGEWACAVPAIADGLYSAVATVTLLSSTVASAPVTFTLDTLAPAAPTLTTPTQSAAVNATPGFGGLAEPGSQVTVSEDSIILCTATATASGTWSCSPAEPLTSGPHTVLAIATDVATNASSPSSWRAFTVDAAAPAAPTLREPRPGQALAASTPHLSGTAEPGSTVSVHVDGGTVPLCTALAADDGSWNCTAGSPLAEGEHTLTVSAMDAVGNTGPGTLSTPFTVDTQAPDTSITRGPPVRVISGDVEFEFSSNEPGVGYECSLDEESFTSCPDSHGLAPGAHTLRVRAVDAAGNADASPAEYAWTVRLPHLAGGGCSAAPWPASWLALLGLAVLRRRGHPSPR from the coding sequence ATGGCCCCAGCCGTCCCATCACGGAGAACACCACCGAGGCCGGGCGCGCCGCCAACCGCCGCGTCGACTTCATCATCGCGGAGAGGACTCCATGATGCCCCTGGCTTGCCTCGTGCTCCTCCCGCTCCTGCTCACCTCCGTCCATCACCCCTTCGTGGACGCGCCCCCCCCTCGTGCGGGGATGGGGTGGTGTCTCCGGGCGAAGCATGTGACGACGGCAACAGCGCCTCGGGAGATGGCTGCGGGACGGACTGCGGCATCGAGGCCGGTTATAGCTGCCATGGCCAGCCGTCTCTTTGCAACGCGGGCTGCGGTGATGGCGTGCTCGGCGAGGGCGAGCAGTGCGACGATGGGAACAGCACCGCCGGTGAGGGCTGTGGAGTCCACTGCGCCATCGAGCAGGGATACGGCTGCACGGGTGTTCCCTCGGTATGCACCGTGGAGTGCGGAGACGGAATCCATGCCACGCCGGAGTCCTGTGACGACGGCAACACGAGCGATGGGGATGGCTGCTCCGCGGCCTGCGCGGTCGAGGCGGGCTTCAGCTGCCAGGCCGCGCCAGTGAGCGCTTTCTTCACGCGCCGGGGCCTCACGGACTGCACGCCGGTCTCCAGCTTCTCCTTCCCCGACCTTCCCGCCACGGCCGCCCAGGCCTCCCTGAGCACGCCAGGCCGGTACCGGATTCAGTACGTCTCGGGCGCCATCAGCTTCTCGCCAGGCGGCAACTGGCGCCCTGGGATCATCGGCGTGAGCTTCACCAGCGCCACGGGTCCCAGCGGCTTCTCCATGGGCATCAACCCGCCGGCCTCCGGGCAGCCCTTGCGCGCACAGGCCATGAGCCTCGGCTTCGGCCTGAAGAGAGACTTCGACGTGGCCTCGGAGCAGGTGCGTCTGGCGTCGGTCGACACCGGCTGCTCCAACAACGGCAACACGACCGTCACCTACCGCGTGGACGCGCTCTCCATCTGCCAGCGGGAGCCCATCATCCTCCAGGCACCCGGAGGGGGTGGACCCCAGACTTTCGCGGGGGGGGCCGCTCCCGGCACAACGGTCGAGGTCTACCTCAACGGAGGAGCCACGCCCGTGTGCACGGCGGTGGCCAGCTCGTCCGGCGAGTGGGCCTGCGCCGTGCCAGCGATTGCTGACGGGCTCTACTCGGCCGTAGCGACTGTCACCTTGTTGAGCTCCACGGTGGCCTCCGCCCCCGTGACCTTCACCTTGGACACCCTCGCCCCCGCGGCCCCTACGCTCACGACTCCCACGCAGAGCGCTGCCGTCAACGCGACTCCTGGGTTCGGCGGCCTGGCGGAGCCGGGCAGCCAGGTGACGGTGTCCGAGGACTCCATCATCCTCTGTACCGCCACCGCCACCGCCAGTGGCACCTGGAGTTGCTCGCCCGCTGAGCCGCTCACCTCGGGCCCACACACCGTGTTGGCAATCGCCACCGATGTCGCAACCAATGCCTCCTCGCCCTCCTCCTGGCGCGCCTTCACCGTGGATGCGGCGGCCCCCGCGGCCCCCACGCTGAGGGAACCACGGCCGGGCCAGGCGCTGGCAGCCAGTACTCCCCACCTCAGCGGCACCGCGGAGCCAGGCTCCACCGTCAGCGTCCACGTCGATGGAGGGACGGTGCCCCTGTGCACCGCGCTGGCCGCGGACGACGGCTCCTGGAACTGTACGGCGGGTTCGCCGCTGGCGGAGGGCGAGCACACGCTGACGGTCAGCGCCATGGACGCCGTGGGGAACACGGGTCCGGGCACCCTCTCCACCCCCTTCACGGTCGACACCCAGGCACCGGACACGTCCATCACGCGCGGTCCTCCGGTGCGCGTCATCAGCGGGGACGTGGAGTTCGAGTTCTCCTCGAACGAGCCCGGCGTGGGCTACGAGTGTAGCCTGGACGAAGAGAGCTTCACCTCCTGTCCAGACAGCCATGGGCTCGCACCGGGTGCCCATACCCTGAGGGTCCGCGCGGTGGACGCCGCGGGGAATGCCGATGCCTCGCCGGCCGAGTATGCGTGGACCGTCAGGCTCCCCCATCTAGCGGGAGGAGGGTGCAGCGCGGCGCCGTGGCCTGCCTCATGGCTGGCGCTGCTCGGGTTGGCGGTACTCCGGCGGA